The following are encoded in a window of Salvelinus fontinalis isolate EN_2023a chromosome 40, ASM2944872v1, whole genome shotgun sequence genomic DNA:
- the abcc6a gene encoding multidrug resistance-associated protein 1: MDAFCELSGLDPLWDWNRTWYTDKPDLTECFQNTVLVWFPCIYLWLLAPFYALKLYCHDCGCIRISTLCTAKTVLGFLLASFGFVEFFYILLERSHEIQNHMVFLLSPIIRSLTVVLAICIIQLERIRGCRSSVFLFLFWVLAVVCSLVPLRAKIQLVMYEGITTDIVRYTAFFSYFSLQLAQLFLCCFADQPPEGKTVLVKNPCPVKDASFLSKMLFWWFTGLVVKGYRTPLEAGDLWNLREEDTSDKIISDLEEEWTTECAKLQQQEKTMAAGVALGTRLPDQAQILRKLQKEQSSGFCLLRTLARNFGPYFLTGTMCIIFHDFFMFAIPQVLSLLLGFMNEEDAPLWKGYFYATLMFLLSCLQSLFNHQYMYTCFTVGMRVKTAVMGLVYRKSLVINSASRRTCTVGEIVNLVSADTQKLMDFVVYFNAVWLAPIEIALCLFFLWQHLGPSALAGIATVILIFPLNGFIAKKRSKLQEVQMKFMDGRIKLMNEILNGIKILKFYAWEKAFLEQVLGYREKELKALKKSQILYSISIASFNSSTFLIAFSMFGVYVLIDDKNVLDAQKVFVSMALINILKTPLSQLPFAMSTTMQAIVSLKRLGKYLCSEELKDDNVAKAPLSTDGEGVLIDNGTFSWTKEGPPCLKRINVRVPQGSLVAVVGHVGSGKSSLLSAMLGETEKRSGSVSIKGSVAYVPQQAWIQNATVQDNVMFGREKQKTWYQRVLDACALLPDLEILPAGDSTEIGEKGLNLSGGQKQRVSLARAVYRKADVYLLDDPLSAVDAHVGQHIFDKVIGPKGVLRDKTRVLVTHGMSFLPQADLILVLVDGEITESGSYQELLSRHGAFADFIHTFASNDRKESVTETAAQRGARRASSRLSVTDFMPFSRDLSQEQLIGGDTNSTNLQGMEPMSEIEEEQVPEDLGKLMEVDKARTGRVRLEMYMEYFKTIGMAFIIPIVFLYAFQQGASLAYNYWLSLWADEPIVNGTQVDTDMKLAVYGALGFAQGIAIFGTTVAISVGGIIASRHLHMDLLKNVLHSPMSFFETTPSGNLLNRFAKEIDAIDCMIPDGLKMMLGYLFKLMEVCIIVMLATPFAAVVILPLAILYAFVQSFYVATSCQLRRLESVSRSPIYTHFNETVQGASVIRAFGEQHRFIVQANKRVDFNQTSYFPRFVATRWLAVNLEFVGNGVVLAAAILSVMGKDTLSPGIVGLAVSHSLQVTGILSWIVRSWTDVENNIVSVERVKEYADTAKEAGWTVEGSSLPLAWPQTGTIEFQDYGLQYRKGLDWALKGITLKIQEREKVGIVGRTGAGKSSLALGIFRILEAAKGEIYIDGVNIAEIGLHDLRSRITIIPQDPVLFSGTLRMNLDPFDTYTDEEIWSSLELAHLKNFVSNLPDKLNYECSEGGENLSLGQRQLVCLARALLRKTKILVLDEATAAVDLETDTLIQSTIRQQFEDCTVLTIAHRLNTIMDYTRVIVMDKGHISEMDSPTNLISNRGQFYRMCREAGLV, from the exons ATGGATGCCTTTTGTGAACTCAGTGGTCTGGATCCTCTATGG GACTGGAATCGAACATGGTACACAGACAAACCGGACCTGACAGAGTGCTTCCAGAACACGGTGCTGGTCTGGTTCCCGTGCATCTACCTCTGGCTGTTGGCGCCCTTCTACGCCCTCAAACTCTACTGCCATGACTGTGGATGCATCCGAATCTCCACTCTCTGCACCGCCAAGACG GTGCTGGGGTTCCTCCTGGCCTCATTTGGCTTCGTGGAGTTCTTCTACATTCTTCTGGAGAGGAGTCATGAGATCCAAAACCACATGGTCTTCCTCCTCAGTCCCATCATACGCAGCTTGACTGTG GTCCTGGCCATATGCATCATCCAGTTGGAGAGGATACGAGGCTGTCGTTCCTccgtcttcctcttcctgttctggGTCCTGGCGGTGGTGTGTTCCCTGGTGCCCCTACGGGCAAAGATCCAGCTGGTTATGTACGAG GGTATCACCACCGATATTGTGAGATACACAGCGTTTTTCTCCTACTTCTCACTCCAACTGGCCCAGCTCTTCCTGTGTTGTTTCGCTGACCAGCCTCCAGAGGGGAAAACCGTCCTCGTCAAG AACCCATGTCCAGTCAAGGATGCCTCTTTCCTGTCAAAGATGCTCTTCTGGTGGTTTACTGG GCTGGTGGTTAAAGGTTATCGTACCCCTCTGGAAGCTGGAGACCTGTGGAACCTGAGGGAAGAGGACACATCAGACAAGATCAtctctgatctggaggaggaGTGGACAACAGAATGCGCCAAACTGCAACA GCAGGAGAAGACTATGGCGGCAGGCGTGGCGCTGGGCACCAGACTGCCTGACCAGGCCCAGATACTCAGGAAGCTGCAGAAGGAGCAGAGCTCCGGCTTCTGTCTGCTGAGAACACTGGCCCGGAACTTCGGACCTTACTTCCTTACTGGGACGATGTGCATCATCTTCCACGACTTCTTTATGTTTGCCATCCCTCAGGTGCTCAG TCTTCTTCTGGGCTTCATGAACGAAGAAGACGCCCCCCTGTGGAAGGGTTACTTCTACGCTACCCTGATGTTCCTGTTGTCCTGTCTCCAGTCCCTGTTCAACCATCAGTACATGTACACCTGCTTCACCGTGGGCATGAGAGTGAAGACAGCCGTGATGGGACTGGTCTACAGAAAG TCTTTGGTGATCAACAGTGCATCTAGGAGGACGTGCACAGTGGGGGAGATCGTCAACCTGGTATCAGCCGACACTCAGAAGCTCATGGACTTTGTGGTTTACTTCAACGCAGTGTGGCTGGCTCCTATCGAGATCGCCCTCTGCCTCTTCTTCCTCTGGCAG CACCTAGGCCCATCTGCGCTAGCCGGAATTGCCACCGTCATCCTCATCTTCCCACTCAACGGATTCATCGCCAAGAAAAGGAGCAAACTGCAG GAGGTACAGATGAAGTTTATGGATGGGCGAATCAAGCTGATGAACGAGATCCTGAACGGGATCAAGATCTTGAAGTTCTATGCATGGGAGAAGGCCTTTCTGGAGCAGGTCCTGGGATACAGGGAGAAAGAACTGAAGGCCCTGAAGAAGTCCCAGATCCTCTACTCCATCTCCATCGCCTCCTTCAACTCATCCACTTTCCTG ATTGCCTTTTCCATGTTTGGTGTCTATGTGCTGATTGATGACAAGAACGTCCTAGATGCCCAGAAGGTCTTTGTCTCCATGGCTCTCATCAACATTCTGAAGACCCCACTGAGCCAGCTACCCTTTGCCATGAGCACTACCATGCAG GCCATTGTCTCGCTGAAGCGCTTAGGGAAATACCTGTGTTCTGAGGAGCTGAAAGACGACAATGTAGCCAAGGCCCCTTTGAGTACTG ATGGGGAAGGTGTGTTGATAGACAATGGAACGTTCAGTTGGACTAAAGAAGGTCCTCCGTGCCTTAAAAG GATTAATGTGCGTGTACCCCAGGGTTCACTGGTGGCGGTGGTGGGCCATGTGGGTAGCGGGAAGTCCTCCCTGCTGTCTGCCATgcttggagagacagagaagaggagcggCAGTGTCTCAATTAAG GGCTCAGTGGCCTATGTCCCTCAGCAGGCCTGGATCCAGAATGCCACGGTCCAGGACAATGTTATGTTTGGTCGTGAGAAGCAGAAGACCTGGTACCAGCGGGTGTTGGACGCCTGTGCTCTGCTGCCTGACCTGGAGATCCTGCCTGCTGGAGACTCCACAGAGATTGGGGAGAAG GGTCTGAACCTCTCGGGTGGTCAGAAGCAGAGGGTGAGCCTGGCAAGGGCTGTGTACAGGAAGGCTGACGTCTATCTGCTGGATGACCCCCTGTCTGCTGTGGATGCTCATGTGGGGCAACACATCTTCGACAAAGTCATCGGACCCAAGGGAGTGCTAAGAGATAAG ACCCGTGTCCTAGTAACCCATGGGATGAGCTTCCTGCCTCAGGCGGACCTCATCCTGGTGCTGGTGGACGGGGAGATCACAGAGAGTGGCTCCTACCAGGAGTTGCTGAGCCGCCACGGGGCCTTTGCAGACTTCATCCATACCTTCGCCAGCAACGACCGTAAAGAGAGTGTCACAGAGACCGCCGCACAGAGAG GTGCCAGGAGGGCCAGCTCGCGGCTGAGTGTGACAGACTTCATGCCATTCTCAAGAGATCTATCCCAAGAGCAGCTCATTGG GGGAGACACCAACAGTACTAACCTGCAGGGTATGGAGCCCATGTCTGAGATAGAAGAGGAGCAGGTTCCTGAGGACTTGGGAAAGCTGATGGAGGTTGACAAGGCACGCACTGGGAGG GTGAGGCTGGAGATGTACATGGAGTACTTCAAGACCATCGGCATGGCCTTCATCATCCCCATCGTCTTCCTGTACGCCTTCCAGCAGGGGGCCTCGCTGGCCTACAACTACTGGCTGAGCCTGTGGGCCGACGAACCCATCGTCAACGGCACCCAGGTCGACACGGACATGAAGCTGGCCGTCTACGGGGCTCTGGGCTTCGCACAAG GAATCGCTATTTTCGGCACCACGGTGGCCATTTCGGTCGGAGGTATCATCGCGTCCCGGCACCTCCACATGGACCTCCTGAAGAACGTTCTCCACTCCCCCATGTCTTTCTTTGAGACCACCCCCAGTGGGAACCTCCTAAACCGTTTTGCCAAGGAGATCGACGCTATCGACTGCATGATCCCCGACGGCCTCAAGATGATGCTGGGGTACCTCTTCAAGCTGATGGAAGTCTGTATCATCGTCATGCTGGCTACACCTTTTGCGGCGGTCGTCATCCTGCCCCTCGCCATTCTCTACGCCTTCGTTCAG AGTTTCTACGTGGCCACATCCTGCCAGCTGCGGAGGCTGGAGTCGGTGAGCCGCTCGCCCATCTACACCCACTTCAACGAGACGGTGCAGGGAGCCAGTGTCATACGGGCCTTCGGAGAACAGCACCGCTTCATTGTGCAGGCTAACAAGAGGGTCGACTTCAACCAGACCTCCTACTTCCCCCGCTTTGTGGCCACCAG GTGGTTGGCAGTTAATCTTGAGTTTGTCGGTAACGGTGTGGTTTTAGCCGCAGCTATTCTCTCAGTGATGGGGAAAGACACCCTGAGCCCTGGCATTGTTGGTTTGGCTGTGTCACACTCCCTCCAG GTGACCGGCATTCTGAGCTGGATTGTGAGATCATGGACAGACGTAGAGAACAACATTGTGTCTGTTGAGAGGGTGAAGGAGTATGCTGACACTGCAAAAGAG GCTGGGTGGACCGTGGAGGGCAGTTCCCTGCCTCTGGCCTGGCCTCAGACTGGCACTATAGAGTTCCAAGACTATGGACTGCAGTACCGCAAGGGCCTGGACTGGGCACTGAAAGGCATCACCCTGAAAATCCAGGAGAGAGAAAAG GTTGGCATTGTGGGCAGAACCGGAGCTGGAAAGTCTTCCCTTGCCCTGGGGATCTTCAGAATCCTAGAGGCAGCCAAGGGAGAGATCTACATCGATGGAGTCAACATCGCAGAGATCGGACTCCACGACCTCAGATCCCGCATTACCATCATCCCACAG GACCCTGTGTTGTTCTCCGGCACTCTGCGTATGAACCTTGACCCCTTCGACACGTATACTGACGAGGAAATATGGAGTTCGCTAGAGCTTGCTCACCTCAAGAACTTTGTGTCCAACCTGCCTGACAAACTGAATTATGAGTGCTCGGAAGGAGGAGAGAACCTCAG TCTGGGTCAGCGCCAGCTGGTCTGCCTGGCCCGCGCTCTCCTCCGTAAGACCAAGATCCTGGTTCTCGACGAGGCCACGGCCGCTGTGGACCTGGAGACAGACACCCTGATCCAGTCCACCATCAGACAACAGTTTGAGGACTGCACCGTGCTCACCATCGCCCACCGCCTCAACACCATCATGGACTATACCAG AGTGATAGTGATGGACAAAGGCCACATCTCGGAGATGGACTCCCCAACCAACCTCATCTCAAACAGGGGACAGTTCTACCGTATGTGCCGAGAGGCTGGGCTAGTCTAA
- the LOC129839422 gene encoding centrosomal protein 20-like produces MATLTELKCALRESLESRGVLGQLKARIRAEVFNALDDQSEPRPALSHDNLLINELIREYLEFNKYRYTASVLTAESGQPEVPLDRQFMANELKVVEDPSSRSVPLLYGLLSHFLSSSGDSGGKLFLRGSAPATMTRDSNTLPGPES; encoded by the exons ATGGCGACCTTAACGGAACTGAAATGCG CTCTGAGAGAGAGCCTGGAGTctcgaggtgtgttgggtcagctGAAAGCTCGGATCAGAGCTGAGGTGTTCAATGCGCTCGATGATCAGAGCGAGCCGCGTCCTGCGCTGTCGCACGACAACCTTCTAATCAACGAGCTCATCCGCGAGTACCTGGAATTCAACAAGTATCGATACACAGCGTCTGTGTTGACAGCAG AATCAGGTCAACCTGAGGTACCACTTGACAGACAGTTCATGGCGAATGAGCTGAAAGTGGTGGAGGACCCCAGTTCCAGATCTGT GCCTCTACTGTACGGCTTGCTATCCCACTTCCTAAGCAGCAGCGGAGACAGTGGAGGGAAGCTGTTTCTCAGGGGCTCAGCACCTGCTACTATGACCAGAGACTCTAACACACTCCCTGGTCCTGAGTCTTAA